In Alkalihalobacterium alkalinitrilicum, a genomic segment contains:
- a CDS encoding TRAP transporter permease has product MVNNQDLKKLEEQKAIEKLNEEAPDPKQRQFQSWFGKVVMFLAFVYAMYHVVTALMPLPNLMQRSIHVGFGLILAFLLYKTHQKTKIGNRISIVDILAILIAILSTIYIVVNYLDIMRNPSSSTTLGLTLGFLLLLIILEGARRVMGMAFPIIAIIMLGYAFLGPHLPSFLAHRGVSFTQMFQQLYLSPLGYFGQVTGVIASVISVFIIFGSILIVTGGGRTFMDIALLIAGKRTGGPAKVAVVSSGMFGLINGSAAANVAVTGNFNIPMMKKLGYKPAFAGAVESTASNGGQLVPPIMGAAAFVMAEIINTPYSEIIKAAIIPAMLFYLGVLMSVHFYSKKKNIKGLQDSSEVQSAKEVLRFSKLIHLFGPIAAFLYFIVRGFTPQNAGFWAIAIAVILFLIFDKQSIVTKFGKLYKGFVNGGIGIIMMAILGSTAQIIVSVLGQTGLGVRFSSIIANINDVSLLFGLIVAMVIAIILGMGIPTVAAYVVAASVLGPPLVSAGLDPITAHLFLFYFALISGITPPVCTSVYVAAAIAKANWLRTSFWALLIGLSGFIIPYMFVYGNELLLNGTVGAILITTLTAMIGVIGLSAATMGYLIRDNKVYETIILAIGSLLLVIPHVALDLIGFLLISIIFVVQFIKNRKSVISGVGTVKA; this is encoded by the coding sequence TTGGTAAACAACCAAGATCTCAAAAAACTGGAAGAACAAAAAGCTATCGAAAAATTAAATGAAGAGGCACCTGATCCAAAGCAAAGGCAATTTCAATCATGGTTTGGCAAAGTTGTTATGTTTTTAGCTTTTGTCTATGCGATGTATCATGTCGTTACAGCATTGATGCCTTTACCGAACTTAATGCAAAGAAGTATTCATGTAGGGTTTGGGTTAATTCTAGCATTCCTTTTATACAAAACCCATCAAAAAACGAAAATAGGAAACCGAATTTCTATAGTTGACATTCTAGCTATATTAATAGCAATTTTATCTACCATTTACATCGTAGTTAACTACCTCGATATCATGAGAAATCCTTCTTCATCAACTACTCTAGGATTAACTCTTGGATTTCTATTATTGCTCATCATCTTAGAAGGAGCTAGAAGGGTTATGGGGATGGCCTTCCCAATAATCGCTATCATTATGTTAGGATACGCCTTTCTAGGACCTCATCTTCCATCGTTTCTTGCACACAGGGGTGTATCATTCACTCAAATGTTCCAACAATTATATCTTTCGCCTCTTGGATATTTTGGGCAGGTAACTGGGGTGATCGCTTCAGTCATTAGTGTCTTTATCATATTTGGCTCTATATTAATTGTTACTGGTGGAGGTCGAACCTTCATGGATATAGCCCTTCTTATTGCGGGAAAAAGAACGGGTGGACCTGCTAAAGTAGCCGTTGTATCAAGTGGTATGTTTGGACTTATTAACGGTAGTGCTGCCGCTAATGTTGCAGTAACAGGAAATTTTAATATTCCAATGATGAAAAAACTAGGCTATAAACCAGCGTTTGCTGGTGCTGTTGAATCTACTGCATCGAATGGGGGACAATTAGTTCCACCTATAATGGGAGCAGCAGCGTTTGTCATGGCCGAAATTATTAACACCCCTTACTCTGAAATTATTAAAGCAGCGATAATACCAGCGATGTTATTTTATCTAGGAGTATTAATGAGTGTTCATTTCTACAGTAAAAAGAAAAATATTAAAGGATTACAGGACTCGAGTGAAGTTCAGTCAGCTAAAGAAGTGTTGAGGTTTTCCAAATTGATACACTTATTTGGACCAATTGCTGCTTTTCTATATTTTATTGTGAGAGGTTTTACTCCGCAGAACGCTGGGTTTTGGGCGATTGCGATAGCTGTAATTTTATTTTTAATCTTTGACAAACAGTCAATTGTGACGAAATTTGGGAAACTTTATAAAGGTTTTGTTAACGGGGGAATTGGCATTATTATGATGGCTATTCTCGGTAGTACAGCACAAATTATTGTTTCTGTACTCGGCCAAACAGGTCTGGGAGTAAGATTTTCATCAATCATAGCAAATATTAACGATGTAAGCTTATTATTTGGATTGATTGTTGCGATGGTGATTGCTATCATCCTTGGAATGGGCATACCAACAGTTGCCGCTTATGTTGTAGCTGCTTCAGTATTAGGGCCACCTTTAGTATCGGCAGGTTTAGATCCGATCACAGCACATCTATTCTTATTTTATTTTGCTCTAATATCTGGGATAACGCCGCCTGTCTGTACTTCGGTATATGTAGCCGCTGCAATTGCCAAGGCCAACTGGTTACGCACATCATTTTGGGCACTTCTTATTGGATTAAGCGGATTTATCATTCCGTATATGTTTGTTTATGGTAATGAACTACTTCTGAACGGTACCGTAGGCGCTATATTAATAACTACTTTAACTGCAATGATCGGGGTAATTGGATTATCGGCAGCAACGATGGGATATTTGATCCGTGATAATAAAGTTTACGAAACAATCATTTTAGCCATTGGCTCATTGTTGTTAGTTATACCACATGTTGCTTTAGATCTTATAGGGTTTCTACTAATTTCTATTATCTTTGTTGTTCAATTCATCAAAAATAGAAAAAGTGTAATTTCTGGAGTTGGAACTGTCAAAGCATAA